The genomic window GGCGCTGTGGTAGCGCAGCAGCACGCTGCCGGCGATCGCGGTGTCGGTGTCCTGGGCGGCGCTGGGCAGCGGGTCGGCCCAGGGGCGGGGCTGCGCGGCGGGGCGGGCCGCGCTGTCCCGGTTGCGGTAGGACATGCCGGGCTTGAACTCGGTCGATCCGAAGAGCTCCGGGACGGTGACCGGGGTGTAGCCGGCCCGGCGCAGGTTGCGGATGAGCTGCGGGACGGCGGCCAGGGTGTCGCGCTGGTTGTCGGTGTCGTGCATCAGCACGACCGACCCGGCGCGCACCCCGGCCTCGGCGCGGCTGAGCACCTGGGCGGGATCGTGGTGGTACCAGTCGAGGCTGTCCAGGTCCCAGAGCATCAGGGGGTGGCCGTAGGCCGCGACCTGCGCGCTCTGGTTGCCGTAGGGCGGGCGCACCAGGGTGGGACGGGTGCCGGTGATGTCGGCGATCGTCTTCTCGGTGGCGGCCAGTTGGTCGTGCACCTGATCGGGTGTCAGCGCCCCGAGGTAGGGGTGCGTGTAGGTGTGGTTGCCGAGTGCGTGGCCCTCGGCGACCTCGCGCTTGACCAACTGGGGCCGGTAGGCGGCCTCCTGGCCGACCAGGAAGAAGGTCGCCTTGGTGTGGGCGGCGGCGAGGTCGTCGAGCAGGGCGCCGGTCGCGGCCGACGGCCCGTCGTCGAAGGTCAGCGCCACGCAGGCGAGCCGCGCGCAGTCCGGAGCCGGTGGCGCGGCGCCGGCCGGTTCCTGGGCCGGGGCCAGCAGGGCCGCGCACAGGCAGACCAGCGTCGGCAGCGCCGCGGCCCCCAGTCGCCCGCCCGGCGTGGTCACGAGCGCCCGGCGGGCGGCTGAGCGGCGGACGCGCGCGAGGCATGGCATGGGTCTTCTTCCTTCAACGGGAGCCGGGCCGGACGCCGGGCCGGGAGCTTCAGTCGTTTCCATCTGATCCGCTTATATGACTTATTTCTTCCTTACTTCACCCGCATGCCCGATCCCGCCCGTCCGCCCACGGCGGGCCCTCTGGCGGACCGGGAGCACCGCGCGGGACCCTTGGGCCATCGACCTCACGATGGGAGAAGCGATGGAACCAGTGGCTTCGAAGTCGACCGTCCGCAGCGTGACCTACGACCTGCTGCGCACCCTCGGACTGACCACCGTCTTCGGCAACCCCGGTTCGACGGAACAGACCTTCCTCCAGGAGTTCCCCGCCGACTTCCGCTATGTGCTGGCCCTCCAGGAGGCCTCGGTCGTCGCGATGGCCGACGCCTTCGCCCAGGTCACCGGCCGCCCGGCGCTGGTCAACGTGCACTCCTCGGCGGGCCTGGGTAACGCGATGGGCAACCTGGTCACCGCCTACCACGCCAACACCCCACTGATCGTCACCTCCGGTCAGCAGCACCGCGAGATGGTCATCGGCGATCCCTACCTGTGCAACCGCGAGGCCACCACGCTGCCCAGGCCGTGGGTGAAGTGGTCCTACGAGCCCGCGCGGGCCCAGGACGTACCCGACGCGTTCATGCGGGCCTACGCGACGGCCCTGCAGCCGCCGGCGGGGCCGGTCCACCTGTCGATCCCCCTCGACGACTGGAACCAGCCGCTGGCCGGCCCCGCCCGGCTGCGCACCGTGAGCGACCGGGTCACCCCCGACGAGCAGCGCCTGCGGCTGTTCGCCGACCGGATCTCGGCCAGCCGCCGCCCCGCCCTGGTCTTCGGACCGGA from Kitasatospora sp. NBC_01250 includes these protein-coding regions:
- a CDS encoding polysaccharide deacetylase family protein, with amino-acid sequence MPCLARVRRSAARRALVTTPGGRLGAAALPTLVCLCAALLAPAQEPAGAAPPAPDCARLACVALTFDDGPSAATGALLDDLAAAHTKATFFLVGQEAAYRPQLVKREVAEGHALGNHTYTHPYLGALTPDQVHDQLAATEKTIADITGTRPTLVRPPYGNQSAQVAAYGHPLMLWDLDSLDWYHHDPAQVLSRAEAGVRAGSVVLMHDTDNQRDTLAAVPQLIRNLRRAGYTPVTVPELFGSTEFKPGMSYRNRDSAARPAAQPRPWADPLPSAAQDTDTAIAGSVLLRYHSAAATGPAELAQTVDGLRTGECRNVVAPLDARAGAPAFALRDDTGHGIQLYDRADCAHRVAENTLTPGSEQDDEVRSFKVG